A portion of the Oxynema aestuarii AP17 genome contains these proteins:
- a CDS encoding glucokinase — protein sequence MTLLLVGDIGGTKTLLRLVETTADRPPKTWKPDKLYEALYSSADFPDLVPMVRQFLDGARTELGRELEPTKACFAIAGPVIGTESKLTNLGWTLSVERLEADLGIPSITLINDFAAVGYGILGLSEDDLHTLQAGEALEDAPIATIGAGTGLGEGFLIRHHEGDRVYASEGGHADFSPRSPVEFELQQYLRDRHHLPRVSVERVVSGQGIVSIYQFLCDRAASATGTAIGDRDLPAAEISKAALDGSHPLCQQSLQIFVDAYGAEAGNLALKLLPYGGLYLAGGIAAKILPLIEKDDRFLNAFHDKGRMSPLLQKVPIHVVLNPQVGLIGAAICAAQLD from the coding sequence ATGACCTTACTATTAGTTGGAGATATTGGCGGAACGAAAACCTTGTTGCGGCTGGTAGAAACGACTGCCGATCGCCCGCCCAAGACCTGGAAACCGGACAAGCTTTACGAAGCGCTCTATTCCAGTGCCGATTTTCCCGATTTAGTGCCGATGGTGCGCCAATTTCTCGATGGGGCGCGAACTGAATTAGGACGCGAACTCGAACCGACAAAAGCTTGTTTCGCGATCGCCGGACCCGTAATCGGAACCGAATCGAAACTGACCAATTTGGGATGGACCTTAAGCGTCGAACGCTTGGAAGCGGATTTAGGGATCCCCTCGATTACCCTGATTAACGATTTCGCCGCCGTCGGTTACGGGATTTTGGGCTTGAGTGAGGACGACCTGCACACCTTGCAAGCTGGGGAAGCGTTAGAAGACGCCCCGATCGCCACCATCGGCGCCGGAACCGGACTCGGGGAAGGTTTTCTCATCCGCCATCACGAGGGCGATCGCGTTTACGCCTCCGAAGGGGGTCACGCCGATTTTTCGCCGCGATCGCCCGTAGAATTCGAGTTACAGCAATATTTGCGCGATCGCCACCACCTCCCTCGGGTGTCCGTGGAACGAGTCGTCTCCGGTCAGGGGATCGTCTCGATTTATCAGTTCCTGTGCGATCGCGCCGCCAGTGCGACCGGAACGGCGATCGGCGATCGCGACCTCCCGGCGGCAGAAATCTCCAAAGCAGCCCTAGACGGAAGTCATCCCCTGTGTCAGCAAAGCCTACAAATCTTCGTCGATGCCTACGGCGCCGAAGCAGGTAACCTCGCCCTCAAACTCCTCCCTTATGGCGGGTTGTACCTCGCCGGAGGGATCGCCGCTAAAATCCTGCCCTTAATCGAAAAAGACGATCGCTTTCTCAATGCCTTTCACGACAAAGGACGGATGAGTCCCCTGTTGCAAAAAGTTCCGATTCATGTCGTCCTCAACCCGCAAGTCGGTTTGATCGGGGCGGCGATTTGCGCGGCCCAACTCGATTAG
- a CDS encoding histidine phosphatase family protein, which translates to MSQTVWIARHANRLDFVNPEWFNTADRPYDPPLSDDGLMQARELGLRLQNEGIKKIFASPFLRTVQTANAVAESLDLSIHLEWGLCEWLNPEWMPSMPETLPLETLAEKYPRINRDYTSRVVPSYPEVDDACIDRSGKTAKQLAAEFGEDILLVGHGASAIGSVVGLQPKAAEKELEAALCCLYKLVKRERTWEVELWGDRSHLSERETVIRYN; encoded by the coding sequence ATGTCTCAAACGGTTTGGATTGCCAGACACGCGAACCGTCTCGATTTTGTTAATCCGGAATGGTTCAATACAGCCGATCGCCCCTACGATCCGCCCTTGTCCGACGATGGCTTGATGCAAGCCCGAGAACTCGGGTTGCGCTTGCAAAATGAAGGGATTAAAAAAATATTTGCTTCGCCATTTTTGCGAACGGTGCAAACGGCGAACGCGGTGGCGGAATCGTTGGATTTATCGATTCATTTAGAATGGGGCTTGTGCGAGTGGCTCAATCCCGAATGGATGCCCTCAATGCCGGAAACGTTACCGTTAGAAACGTTGGCAGAAAAATACCCACGAATTAATCGAGACTACACCTCGCGAGTGGTGCCGAGTTATCCCGAGGTAGACGATGCTTGTATCGATCGCAGTGGGAAAACGGCGAAACAACTGGCGGCAGAATTCGGGGAAGATATTTTGTTAGTCGGTCATGGGGCGTCGGCGATCGGTAGCGTCGTGGGATTGCAGCCGAAGGCGGCAGAAAAAGAGTTAGAAGCGGCTTTATGCTGTTTGTACAAACTGGTTAAGCGGGAACGCACTTGGGAAGTAGAATTATGGGGCGATCGCTCCCATTTAAGCGAACGGGAAACCGTCATCCGCTATAACTAA
- the larE gene encoding ATP-dependent sacrificial sulfur transferase LarE — protein MTIDAKLERLQALFSEMDRALIAYSGGIDSTLVAKVAWDVLGDRALAVTAVSPSLLPEDLEDARVQAAAIGIPHEEVQTHEMANPNYTSNPVNRCYFCKSELHDTLKPLALSRGYPYVVDGVNADDLHDYRPGIQAAKERGARSPLAEVGISKAEVRQIARHLALPWWDKPAQPCLSSRFPYGEEITVAKLQRVGRAERYLRELGWKNLRVRSEGDTAKIELLPEQIKEFVLATELPDLVSAFQEFGFVYVTLDLEGYRSGKLNQVLAPELLEART, from the coding sequence ATGACAATTGACGCCAAACTCGAACGACTGCAAGCCTTGTTTTCCGAAATGGATCGCGCCTTAATTGCCTATTCTGGAGGGATTGACAGCACTTTAGTCGCGAAAGTCGCGTGGGATGTCCTCGGCGATCGCGCTTTGGCGGTGACGGCGGTGTCTCCGTCCCTACTTCCGGAAGACCTCGAAGATGCGCGGGTTCAAGCGGCGGCGATCGGGATCCCTCATGAAGAGGTCCAGACCCACGAAATGGCGAATCCCAACTACACCTCCAATCCGGTCAATCGGTGTTATTTCTGCAAAAGCGAACTTCACGACACCCTCAAACCCCTTGCCCTTTCTAGAGGTTATCCCTATGTAGTCGATGGGGTAAATGCGGATGACTTGCACGATTACCGTCCCGGAATCCAGGCGGCGAAAGAACGCGGGGCGCGATCGCCTTTGGCGGAAGTGGGAATTAGCAAGGCGGAAGTCCGCCAAATCGCCCGCCACCTCGCTTTACCCTGGTGGGACAAACCCGCCCAACCCTGTTTGAGTTCGCGCTTCCCCTACGGCGAAGAAATTACCGTTGCGAAGTTGCAGCGTGTCGGACGCGCCGAACGGTATTTGCGCGAGTTGGGGTGGAAAAATTTGCGGGTGCGATCGGAAGGAGACACCGCCAAAATTGAATTATTGCCGGAACAAATTAAGGAATTCGTATTAGCCACGGAGTTACCCGATTTAGTCTCGGCGTTTCAAGAATTTGGCTTTGTTTATGTCACTTTGGATTTGGAAGGATATCGCAGTGGCAAACTCAATCAAGTTTTAGCCCCAGAATTGCTTGAGGCTCGAACTTAG
- a CDS encoding ABC transporter permease yields the protein MNFARIFAIANNVFSEVIRDRVLYLIGLFVLFLAGIIRLLPELAAQTHNKMIVDIGIAAIGILGLIVTAFVGTGLINKEIERRTVLVLLSKPIGRAELIVGKHLGLSGVLAVLISSTTLFYFILLAINDIRFPFGSLLVAMLYLFLELSLLTAVAILFGVLTSSLLATLLTFGIYVIGHLSADILKAGELSQSPSLEAITKGIYFIIPNLSRLDLKNDAVYGVLPDLMTLLLNAGYALIYIVLLLAIANLIFARREF from the coding sequence GTGAATTTTGCAAGAATTTTTGCGATCGCCAACAATGTATTTTCTGAGGTTATTCGCGACCGCGTTTTGTACTTAATTGGCTTATTTGTTTTATTTCTCGCCGGGATAATTCGCCTGTTGCCAGAATTAGCAGCCCAAACCCATAATAAAATGATCGTCGATATCGGGATTGCGGCGATCGGCATTCTCGGACTGATCGTCACTGCTTTTGTAGGAACGGGATTAATTAATAAAGAGATCGAACGGCGAACAGTTTTGGTTTTGCTGTCAAAACCGATCGGTCGCGCCGAATTAATTGTCGGCAAGCATTTGGGGCTTTCTGGGGTTTTGGCGGTCTTAATTAGTTCGACTACCCTATTTTATTTCATCCTGTTAGCTATCAACGATATTCGCTTCCCCTTCGGGAGTTTGTTAGTGGCGATGCTTTATCTTTTTCTAGAATTGTCTTTGCTAACCGCAGTGGCGATCCTTTTTGGGGTATTGACCAGTTCGTTACTGGCAACTTTACTAACTTTTGGGATTTATGTCATCGGACATTTGAGTGCGGATATTCTCAAAGCCGGAGAATTGAGTCAAAGTCCGTCCCTAGAAGCGATTACGAAAGGAATTTATTTCATTATCCCCAATTTATCCCGATTGGATTTAAAAAATGATGCAGTGTACGGCGTTTTGCCGGATCTGATGACGTTACTGCTCAATGCGGGATATGCCTTGATTTACATTGTTTTGCTTTTGGCGATCGCCAACTTAATTTTTGCCCGCCGCGAGTTTTGA